The stretch of DNA GATCTGAATGCGTCAGCCGCGGAGCCGGTCCAGCGCCGCGGTCATGTCCTCCGGAAGCGGCGCCTCCACGTCCACCGGAGCGCCGCTGCGTGGGTGGGTGAAGGTGAGGCGGTAGGCGTGCAGCGCCTGACGATCCATCCCCCAGGTCTCGCGCCGCCGCCCGTAGATCCGATCTCCGACCACGGGATGCCCGATGTGGGCGAAGTGCACGCGGAGCTGGTGCGTGCGGCCGGTGAGTAGCGTTGCCTCCACCAGAGCGGCCGCGGGGAACTGCTCCACCACTCGGTAGCGTGTCACCGCCGCCCGCCCTTCCGGCACCACCGCCATCCGCTGGCGGTGGTGCGGATGGCGGGCGATGGGTGCCTCGATCGTCCCCTCCTGCGGCACAGGATGGCCGTGCACCAGCGCCAGATAGCAGCGGGTCACGGCCCGCGCCTTGATCGCCGCCTGCAGCGCGCGCAGCGTCGCCTCGTTCTTGGCTACCACCAGCAGGCCGGAGGTGTCTTTGTCCAGCCGGTGGACCACCCCCGGACGGAGGACGCCGCCGATTCCCGCCAGGCCGGGGACGCGGGCCAGGATGGCATTGACCAGGGTGCCCCCCGGGTGCCCGGGCCCGGGGTGGACCACGAGCCCCGGCGGCTTGTTCACCACCAGCAGGTCGGCGTCCTCATAGCGTACGTCCAGGGGCATCGGCTCCGGACGCAGAGCCGACGGGGACGGGGCAGGGATCTCCACCGTCACCTCCTGGCCGCGGCGCACCCTGGCCGCCGGCTTGCGCACCTCCCCCTGCACGCGGACGTGGCCGGAGACGATCAGGGCGTGAATGCGCGAGCGGGACAGCTCCGGGAGGCGGGCGTGCAGGAACACATCGAGCCGCGATCCGTCGTGCGCCGCGTCCACAGCCAGCCGCTTGCGCTCGCCCACCGGGCGGGCTACGCAGGGGGAGACGGGGGGATCGGCGGTTGCACCACAGGGCCGGCGCCCTCCCCCGGAGGCGGGACGGCGGGCTGTCCCCGCCGGCCCGTACCCACCAGGCCGACCAGCGCCAGGAGGGCGACGACCCCGCTGGCCACCTGGGCCTTGGTCAGGGGGCCAAACACCAGCGGGCTCTGCACGAAGAACTCCACCACGAAGCGGCTGACTCCCTGCAGGAGCAGGAAGGTGAGGAAGAGGCCTCCCCGGGGAGTCTCACGCTGCGCCCGCAGGACGAAGTAGATGGCCAGCGCGGCAATGAGCAGGTAGATCTGCGTGGGGTGCACGCGCTCGAACCCCACCTGCACCGCCCAGGGGACGGCGCTGGGCTTGCCCATAATCAGCGGGTTCTGCGGCGTGCTGTGCAGCAGGGCCCCGATCATCCCCACCCCGTAGCCCACCGCCAGCCCGGGCGCGGCCGCATCCAGCAGCGCCGCGGTAGAGAGGCCGCGGGGGCGCGTGTACAGCCAGGCCACCCACACCCCGCCCACCAGCGCCCCGTAGAAGGTCAACCCTCCGTCGCGCCAGATGGCCAGGGCGGCGCGCCAGTCCTGGGCGAAGGTAGCGAAGTTTGCCAGCACGTAGCCGATCCGCCCGCAGATGATCCCGGCGATGATCATGTACAGCGCCAGGTCCAGCATGGCGGCGCTGTCTACGCCCGCAGCGGGGCTGCGCCGCCGGGTCATGGCGATCCCCACCCAGAATGCCACCAGGAGGAGGAGGCCGAAGGAGGAGACGGGCAGCGGGCCGATGCGGAAGAGAACCGGGTTCATCCCTCACCTCGATTCCGGCGGAAGAGCGCCAGCAGGAGGATGGCGCTGCCGCAGACTACGGCGCTGTCGGCCAGGTTGAAGACCGGCCAGATGCGCAGGTCCAGATAGTCGACCACGTATCCCAGCCGGATGCGGTCGCCCAGGTTCCCTGCCGCACCGCCGAGCAGCAGCCCGGCCGCCACCCGGCTCCACCGGTCGTGTTTCCGGCGGCCCTCATTGTAGGTAACGAGAAAAATCACGGTCAAGGCAACCAGGATGATGATCGCGGGTGGGGCGCCGCTCATTAGCCCGAAGGCAACGCCGGTGTTGCGCACGTGGGTGAGGAAGAGGACCCCGGGGACGATGGGGATGCTGGCGCCGGGGAGGAGCAAACGGACGACCAGTGCCTTGACCCCCTGGTCCAGCACTACCACCAGCAGGGCCAGCAGGACCGCCGGCAGCCAGGGGTGACGGGAGGAGCCCCGGGGGCAGATGCTAGAGCCGGGTGGCGTTGGCGCGCTCTTCCCTCGCCTTGCAGTCGATACAGAGCTTGGCGTACGGGATGGCCCGCAGCCGGTCCGCATGAATGGGCTGGCCGCAGTGCTCACAAATGCCGTACGTACCGGCGTCCATCCGCGCCAGCGCCTCCTCCACCTGCGTCAGGAGGGCCTGCACGCTGGACTCGATGGCGAAGCCCTTCTCCCGCTCGAACGTGTCGCCGGCGACGTCGGCGAAGTCCTCGTCGTAGGACCCGCCCAGGTCCATCCCCGCCTGGTGCTCCAGCTCCGGCTGGTGCTCCTCGATCGCCTCCAGCTCCTCAGTGAGGCGCTGGCGCTCCTCTTCCAGCCGGAGGCGCAGCTCCTTGAGGTCATGCTTGCCGATGGGCTTGACGGGGCGAGGGCGTGCCAGTACCCGCGCACCCGGCACCGTGGCGGGCCCCGGATTTCTGGACGCCAGCCGGGTGGCGACAGAGGCCCGCCCGGAGGGCCGCGGGTCGTTCTGGCGGGAGCGGGCTGTTGCCCTCTTCCCCTTTCCCGCCTTCCTGGCCTTCAGCCTTCCTGGCATAGAAGCCTCCCTAGAGGGCCGAATAGCCGCTTTGCGCGGCTAGGGACCGATTACTTGCGCGTACGGCGTCAAACCTTGGCCTATCTTATCTGAGCGCCCGAGAAGGCGCAAGAGGGTTCATTCGGGCCCCTCCGGGGAGAGGAATGGCGTCTCCGGGCAAGGGAGTATTGCCTCCGGCGAGCGAAGTGGCACCTCCACCGTGGCCAGCGGGAGTGCAGCCTCCGCCGTGGCCAGCCGGACGGCCGCCTCCGCCAGGACCAGGGTGGAGTCCAGCACGGGAACCCCCAGGGCCTCCTCCGGCAGCACCAGGGGGAGTTCCGTGCACCCCAGGATGATCGCCTCCGCCCCTGATCGCACCAGTCCCCGGGCCACCTCCACGCCCGTTGCCCGCAGCTCCTCATCCACCGCCTGCGCCTTCACGGCGCCGATCAGCCGGTCAATCACCTCCTGCCCGGAAGGGTCGGGGACCAGCACCTCGGTGCGCCGCGGTCGGAAGGCCTCCTGGTACAGACCCGTGGCCACTGTCGCCCGGGTGCCCAGCAGCCCCACCCGCTGCATCTGCGGGAAGCGGCGGGCCGCTGCGGCGGCCACCTCCCGCATGATGTGCAGGACCGGCACGCGCACGGCTGCCTGGACCGCCGAGTGATAGTGGTGGGCCGTGTTGCAGGGGATGGCGATCAGCTCGGCCCCCGCCGCCTCCACGGTGCGGGCTGCGGCCACCAGGGCCGGGGTAGGGTCCTCGCCGCCCTCCAGCACGGCCAGGGCCCGGTCGGGGATCTGCGGGTTGTTGTCGATGACCAGGCGCAGGTGGTCCTGGTCGCGCCGCGCCGGGGTAAGCCGCAGGACCTTGGCAAAGAAGTCCAGGGTGGCCCACGGCCCCATCCCGCCCACGACGCCGATGGTGCGACGCACGCTGCCAACCCCAGAACGCCCGGAAGACTTACTCGTCTGTACGCCGACGACTCGCCACAATTGTACCGGCCGCGGCGGCCTGTCGCCACTTCCTTCCGAAGACCTGCCGGTCGTTCCGCCGGAGCAGGATATGCCTTACTGTGATCCGGGAGAGCGCTGTGCCGGCCGGGCCCATCCGGGACCGGCCGGGTGCACCGCCGGTCAGGCTGATCCGCCTTCAGTTTGTGAAGGAACGAGGAGGAAGACGTGAGGGCACCCCTTCGGGTGGTCGCGGTCGACCTGGGAGCTGAGAGCGGACGGTGTGCGGTCGGGGAGTTTGACGGCTCGACGATCCGGCTCGCTGAAGTCCACAGATTTGCCAATATCCCGGTACAGCTCCCCGACGGCCTCCATTGGGACGTCCTGCGGTTGTTCGAGGAGGTCAAAGTCGGGGTCCGCCGGGCCCACCTGGAGGGGGCGCTGGCGTCCCTGGGTCTGGACACCTGGGGTGTGGACTTCGCCCTCCTCGACCGCGACGGAGCCCTCATCCACAATCCCTACCATTATCGGGACAGGCGCACGGAGGGCATCCTGGATATAGCCTTCCGACGTGTGCCGCGGGAGGAGATCTTTGCTCGCACCGGAATCCAGATCATGCCCATCAACACCCTCTACCAGCTGCTGGCCATGGCCAGGTCGGCCGCGCTGGAGCACGCGCACCGGCTGGTCATGATGCCCGACCTGTTCAACTACTGGCTGACCGGCCAGGTGGGCTGCGAGTTCACCGAGGCGACCACCAGCCAGTGCTACGATCCCCTGGCCGGAGGATGGGCGCTGGACCTTTTGGAGCACCTGGGCCTGCCCACGCATCTCTTCCCCGGGATCGTCGCCTGCGGCACCCTCCTGGGGCCGGTGCATCCCAGCCTGGCCGAGGAGGTGGGGGAGCCAGACCTGCGGGTGATCGCCACCGCCTCCCATGACACCGCCGCCGCCGTAGCGGCGGTGCCTGCGGCCGGCCCGAACTTCGCCTTCGTCAGCGCCGGCACCTGGTTGCTCATCGGAACCGAGGTCAGCTCTCCCCAGATCACCCCGCAGACCTTCAAGGACAACTTCACCAATGAAGGAGGCGTGGGGGG from Armatimonadota bacterium encodes:
- a CDS encoding rhamnulokinase family protein; this encodes MRAPLRVVAVDLGAESGRCAVGEFDGSTIRLAEVHRFANIPVQLPDGLHWDVLRLFEEVKVGVRRAHLEGALASLGLDTWGVDFALLDRDGALIHNPYHYRDRRTEGILDIAFRRVPREEIFARTGIQIMPINTLYQLLAMARSAALEHAHRLVMMPDLFNYWLTGQVGCEFTEATTSQCYDPLAGGWALDLLEHLGLPTHLFPGIVACGTLLGPVHPSLAEEVGEPDLRVIATASHDTAAAVAAVPAAGPNFAFVSAGTWLLIGTEVSSPQITPQTFKDNFTNEGGVGGRFLLMRNVTGLWLLQESLRHWSARDEGLTYDLLTREAEEAAPFGPVVDPDDESFLRPTDMPLRIREYCRSSGQRVPENRGEVTRCILESLALKCRWVVDRLERLLGRGIEVIHMVGGGSRNALLCRLTAGATGRPVEAGPLEATAMGNALTQLQTLGQIHTLEEMRQVVRQSVTVTPYAPADRDRWAEAYDRFLRLPAVRAVP
- a CDS encoding prolipoprotein diacylglyceryl transferase, encoding MNPVLFRIGPLPVSSFGLLLLVAFWVGIAMTRRRSPAAGVDSAAMLDLALYMIIAGIICGRIGYVLANFATFAQDWRAALAIWRDGGLTFYGALVGGVWVAWLYTRPRGLSTAALLDAAAPGLAVGYGVGMIGALLHSTPQNPLIMGKPSAVPWAVQVGFERVHPTQIYLLIAALAIYFVLRAQRETPRGGLFLTFLLLQGVSRFVVEFFVQSPLVFGPLTKAQVASGVVALLALVGLVGTGRRGQPAVPPPGEGAGPVVQPPIPPSPPA
- a CDS encoding TraR/DksA C4-type zinc finger protein codes for the protein MPGRLKARKAGKGKRATARSRQNDPRPSGRASVATRLASRNPGPATVPGARVLARPRPVKPIGKHDLKELRLRLEEERQRLTEELEAIEEHQPELEHQAGMDLGGSYDEDFADVAGDTFEREKGFAIESSVQALLTQVEEALARMDAGTYGICEHCGQPIHADRLRAIPYAKLCIDCKAREERANATRL
- a CDS encoding amino acid racemase; protein product: MRRTIGVVGGMGPWATLDFFAKVLRLTPARRDQDHLRLVIDNNPQIPDRALAVLEGGEDPTPALVAAARTVEAAGAELIAIPCNTAHHYHSAVQAAVRVPVLHIMREVAAAAARRFPQMQRVGLLGTRATVATGLYQEAFRPRRTEVLVPDPSGQEVIDRLIGAVKAQAVDEELRATGVEVARGLVRSGAEAIILGCTELPLVLPEEALGVPVLDSTLVLAEAAVRLATAEAALPLATVEVPLRSPEAILPCPETPFLSPEGPE
- the lspA gene encoding signal peptidase II, which encodes MRTGCGPSRTPSSVSTARRGKSAPTPPGSSICPRGSSRHPWLPAVLLALLVVVLDQGVKALVVRLLLPGASIPIVPGVLFLTHVRNTGVAFGLMSGAPPAIIILVALTVIFLVTYNEGRRKHDRWSRVAAGLLLGGAAGNLGDRIRLGYVVDYLDLRIWPVFNLADSAVVCGSAILLLALFRRNRGEG
- a CDS encoding RluA family pseudouridine synthase codes for the protein MGERKRLAVDAAHDGSRLDVFLHARLPELSRSRIHALIVSGHVRVQGEVRKPAARVRRGQEVTVEIPAPSPSALRPEPMPLDVRYEDADLLVVNKPPGLVVHPGPGHPGGTLVNAILARVPGLAGIGGVLRPGVVHRLDKDTSGLLVVAKNEATLRALQAAIKARAVTRCYLALVHGHPVPQEGTIEAPIARHPHHRQRMAVVPEGRAAVTRYRVVEQFPAAALVEATLLTGRTHQLRVHFAHIGHPVVGDRIYGRRRETWGMDRQALHAYRLTFTHPRSGAPVDVEAPLPEDMTAALDRLRG